The Primulina eburnea isolate SZY01 chromosome 13, ASM2296580v1, whole genome shotgun sequence genome includes a region encoding these proteins:
- the LOC140808956 gene encoding phospholipase A1-Igamma2, chloroplastic-like: MAVSLSRMVLALSNPLLQAPRQPDYILKQNPADLETRIKLSATRPLRPARAISMDSLASSSTATGLQKELGSEAETDAKDTRTIADSWRQLQGENNWDGLLDPMDPLLRHELLKYGSKVQACYDSFEFDPTSKYFGSSRYSKRELYKTLGMAEIGYDITRYLYVTSNVKLPKFFLKTRFPRVWSTDASWMGYITVSNDKMTKKLGRRDVCIVWRGTITRLEWLADLSNYLKPLSSEMPCPDPLVRVEAGFLTIYTDAKKNCQYCDISVREQVLAEIYKLVNETYPDEELSITVVGHSLGSALALLTAYDVAETVITRRKNDNRKIPVTAFTFAGPRVGNNRFKQRVEQLGVKVLRIVNVHDIVPNSPGFLFNENTPPAIMNVVEHFPWGVYTHMGVELELDHKNSPFLRPDGDVACAHNLEGYLHVLNGYHGKGKKFEPAMDRDPALVNKSSDFLKDELEVMINWMQNHNKGMVLKNGRYVQVERSMEDHITENNHFHIQQIRTHGP, from the exons ATGGCGGTGTCTCTCTCCAGAATGGTTCTCGCCTTATCAAACCCCCTTCTCCAGGCCCCGAGACAGCCCGATTACATTCTGAAACAAAATCCCGCGGACctggaaactcgtatcaaactTTCAGCAACGAGGCCGTTGAGGCCTGCTAGAGCCATATCCATGGACTCTCTAGCATCATCCAGTACTGCAACCGGGCTTCAAAAAGAACTAGGATCAGAGGCCGAAACGGATGCTAAGGATACGAGGACAATCGCCGATTCCTGGCGTCAATTACAAGGTGAAAATAACTGGGACGGGTTGCTCGACCCGATGGACCCATTGCTGCGGCACGAGCTGCTCAAATACGGAAGCAAGGTCCAAGCTTGCTACGACTCTTTCGAGTTCGACCCAACTTCGAAATATTTCGGCAGCTCCAGGTACTCCAAGCGTGAGCTTTACAAAACTCTTGGCATGGCGGAAATTGGCTACGACATAACCCGATACCTCTACGTCACATCCAACGTGAAATTGCCCAAATTTTTCTTGAAAACAAGATTTCCTAGAGTCTGGAGTACGGATGCTTCTTGGATGGGCTATATTACTGTTTCGAACGACAAAATGACGAAGAAGCTAGGGAGACGGGACGTGTGTATCGTCTGGCGGGGCACTATCACTAGACTGGAATGGCTTGCCGACCTGTCGAATTACTTGAAACCGCTATCTTCTGAAATGCCATGTCCCGACCCTTTAGTGAGAGTCGAAGCAGGTTTTCTCACTATCTACACCGATGCAAAAAAGAACTGCCAGTACTGTGACATCTCCGTCAGGGAACAGGTTCTCGCCGAAATCTACAAGCTGGTTAACGAAACGTACCCTGACGAAGAGCTTAGCATCACCGTAGTAGGGCACAGCTTGGGCTCGGCGCTGGCATTGTTAACCGCATACGACGTCGCGGAGACAGTAATAACTAGACGTAAAAATGACAACAGGAAGATACCGGTGACGGCGTTTACCTTCGCCGGGCCGCGCGTTGGGAACAACAGATTCAAGCAGAGGGTGGAACAATTGGGGGTCAAAGTGCTGCGGATTGTCAATGTTCATGATATCGTACCCAATTCTCCAGGCTTCTTGTTCAATGAGAATACGCCCCCTGCCATTATGAATGTCGTGGAGCATTTTCCGTGGGGTGTTTATACGCATATGGGAGTGGAGCTGGAGCTGGATCACAAGAATTCTCCATTCTTGAGGCCTGACGGGGACGTGGCTTGTGCCCATAACCTGGAAGGTTACCTCCACGTTCTCAATGG GTACCACGGTAAGGGCAAGAAATTTGAGCCGGCAATGGACAGGGATCCAGCATTAGTGAACAAATCCAGCGATTTCTTGAAAGATGAACTTGAAGTCATGATAAACTGGATGCAGAATCACAACAAGGGAATGGTGTTGAAGAACGGGCGTTATGTGCAGGTTGAACGTAGCATGGAGGATCACATTACTGAAAATAACCATTTTCACATCCAACAGATACGCACCCACGGACCATAA